The Colletotrichum higginsianum IMI 349063 chromosome 2, whole genome shotgun sequence genome has a segment encoding these proteins:
- a CDS encoding Conserved fungal protein has translation MNGNDIPVKQEGLGAPAGIWTTPTSQGMRPRPATIHEGFSYSMGDDYGTLPSWDSSPLPLQQTPSDAISRPVSVHQQDFYPVTTMDNNVSDWHQKPCEDTFEFHGLDTEMIGQAYTTDEAVPVLDLRYQQQDGEAFNFDCGPNPRRMSGSSFTMSTSGALSDMPSYEDFSAALSEAPSFSSDYPPPSNRNSLMSSTQLSPVASPRMTPQSRSELVRTQSRGRASPSPRPGMRSAPYSVERGTTKRWSTGSYGTQQNRRQTPFVFHPGHDAFGAHQRMSSRHSSPTIQHQQVPLNFTNLQAAQQHPFMMAAPPQYQRNSMNTMLLPSQLPSNGFHPDTHHFEAPPPLLSHGLFRMLQSNADPHSLHSHYTDLSDPPDLYASLHEEQIPPPPEDMNPSDPDLVPHEQELRFEGDLYTPRWVRGHGNKREGWCGICKPGRWLVLKNSAFWYDKSFTHGISAATGNPFQEPQETRRMDGNPDVWEGLCGSCNDWIALVSSKKKGTTWFRHAYKCHTHPKIKDAPKRRRESNHNRNLAASQMAKPKLEPQQQQQQPALPMPQQAPITPQMTPSVASVTSTPTPAQMQQQQQQQQQHHQVQQHQHLQQVQSPMPQMTHGQMGQNHGQPGNVINTLEGMPGMI, from the exons ATGAACGGCAATGACATACCCGTCAAGCAAGAGGGTTTAGGAGCACCCGCTGGGATCTGGACAACTCCGACATCTCAGGGTATgcgacctcggcctgcgACCATCCACGAGGGCTTCTCTTACAGCATGGGCGACGACTACGGCACCCTACCATCGTGGGATTCATCTCCCCTGCCGCTACAGCAGACACCCAGCGACGCCATATCCCGCCCGGTCTCGGTCCATCAACAAGACTTCTACCCCGTCACCACAATGGATAACA ACGTATCAGACTGGCACCAAAAGCCTTGCGAGGACACGTTTGAGTTCCACGGCCTGGACACTGAGATGATCGGCCAGGCGTACACCACGGATGAAGCCGTTCCTGTCCTCGACTTAAGATACCAGCAACAAGATGGCGAAGCCTTCAACTTCGACTGTGGCCCCAACCCGCGACGCATGTCGGGCTCATCCTTCACCATGTCGACTTCGGGTGCTCTCTCCGACATGCCATCCTATGAGGACTTTTCGGCCGCTCTATCAGAAGCACCGTCGTTTAGTTCAGACTACCCGCCGCCGTCTAACCGCAATTCAttgatgtcgtcgacgcAACTGTCGCCCGTGGCGTCTCCCCGAATGACTCCCCAAAGCCGATCTGAACTTGTCAGGACCCAGAGCCGTGGCCGAGCGTCTCCGTCGCCTCGCCCTGGAATGCGATCTGCTCCGTACAGTGTTGAGCGTGGAACGACGAAGAGATGGTCGACAGGGTCGTACGGAACTCAACAGAACCGACGTCAAACGCCTTTCGTGTTTCATCCTGGCCACGATGCCTTCGGTGCCCACCAGCGCATGTCTTCGAGACACTCGTCGCCCACGATCCAGCATCAGCAGGTTCCTCTGAACTTTACCAATCTTCAAGCCGCCCAACAACACCCGTTCATGATGGCCGCCCCGCCGCAGTACCAAAGGAACAGCATGAACACCATGCTTTTGCCCTCGCAGTTGCCATCCAACGGTTTCCACCCTGACACCCATCACTTCGaggctccgccgccgctttTGTCTCATGGTCTCTTCCGTATGCTTCAGAGCAACGCCGATCCCCACTCGCTTCACAGCCACTACACGGACCTGTCAGACCCCCCCGACCTGTACGCCTCATTGCACGAGGAACAGATCCCACCTCCCCCCGAAGACATGAACCCGTCTGATCCAGATCTTGTCCCCCACGAGCAGGAACTGCGGTTCGAGGGCGACTTGTACACCCCCCGATGGGTGAGAGGTCACGGCAACAAGCGTGAGGGATGGTGTGGCATCTGCAAGCCTGGCCGTTGGTTGGTGCTCAAGAATTCGGCATTCTGGTACGACAAGTCCTTTACCCATGGAATCAGCGCCGCCACGGGCAACCCGTTCCAAGAGCCTCAAGAAACCCGACGGATGGACGGTAATCCGGACGTCTGGGAAGGTTTGTGCGGCAGCTGCAATGACTGGATCGCCCTTGTCagcagcaagaagaagggtaCCACATGGTTCAGGCACGCGTACAAG TGTCATACCCATCCCAAGATAAAGGATGCGCCGAAGCGTCGACGGGAGAGCAATCACAACCGCAACCTGGCGGCATCACAGATGGCCAAGCCAAAGCTcgagccgcagcagcagcagcagcagccagcacTTCCCATGCCACAGCAGGCCCCGATCACGCCTCAGATGACGCCGTCAGTAGCTTCCGTTACCAGCACGCCGACGCCTGCTcagatgcagcagcaacagcagcaacagcagcagcaccaccaggTCCAGCAACATCAACACCTTCAACAGGTGCAGTCGCCCATGCCCCAGATGACCCACGGACAGATGGGACAAAATCATGGCCAGCCGGGGAATGTCATCAATACTCTGGAAGGCATGCCTGGCATGATTTGA